A genome region from Synchiropus splendidus isolate RoL2022-P1 chromosome 5, RoL_Sspl_1.0, whole genome shotgun sequence includes the following:
- the LOC128758809 gene encoding gamma-aminobutyric acid receptor-associated protein-like 2, with protein MKWMFKEDHSLEHRCIESAKIRNKYPDRVPVIVEKVSGSQIVDIDKRKYLVPSDITVAQFMWIIRKRIQLPAEKAIFLFVNKTIPQSSITMGQLYEDEKDEDGFLYVAYSGENTFGL; from the exons ATGAAATGGATGTTCAAAGAGGATCACTCCTTGG AACATCGATGCATAGAATCGGCGAAAATCCGCAACAAATATCCTGACAGGGTCCCG GTGATTGTGGAGAAAGTATCTGGATCGCAGATTGTGGACATTGACAAGAGAAAGTACCTGGTCCCCTCTGACATCACAGTGGCTCAGTTTATGTGGATCATCAGGAAACGGATCCAGCTACCCGCTGAGAAAGCGATCTTCCTGTTCGTGAACAAGACAATCCCTCAGTCCAG TATCACAATGGGGCAACTCTACGAAGACGAGAAGGACGAGGACGGCTTTTTATACGTGGCATACAGTGGAGAAAACACATTTGGGTTGTAA
- the nqo1 gene encoding NAD(P)H dehydrogenase [quinone] 1, with amino-acid sequence MASKTILIVYAHQSAGSFNAAILDVTVRELTDQGHRVIVSDLYAMRFKADATEEDIVGQRKDTALFQYGEETMHAWMNGTLSDDIKEEQCKIEEADLVIFQFPLYWFSVPAIMKGWMDRVLTQGFAFSLKNMYNRGVFKDKKAMLSFTTGATETMFRPDGINGDINIALWPLQNGTLHFCGFEILAPQIFWCPVHCPTQGRTAMLDGWSARLKGLMAEKPLTFAPCELFDLSFKGGFRLWPKVKEELETKPYGLTTGHHLWKPLPPDNQTKVQEKD; translated from the exons ATGG CTTCCAAGACGATTCTCATTGTGTATgctcatcagagcgccggctctTTTAACGCTGCAATTCTTGACGTGACGGTCAGGGAGCTGACTGATCAGGGTCATCGGGTCATTGTGTCTGACCTCTACGCCATGAGATTCAAGGCCGATGCTACAGAAGAAGACATTGTTG GCCAACGAAAGGACACAGCACTTTTCCAATATGGAGAGGAAACCATGCATGCCTGGATGAACGGGACGCTCAGCGATGACATCAAAGAAGAGCAGTGCAAAATAGAAGAGGCCGATCTAGTCATTTTCCAG TTCCCTCTGTATTGGTTCAGCGTCCCTGCCATCATGAAGGGCTGGATGGATCGAGTTCTGACTCAAGGATTTGCTTTCTCCCTGAAGAACATGTACAACCGTGGGGTTTTCAAG GATAAGAAAGCTATGCTGTCCTTCACTACTGGGGCGACGGAAACAATGTTTCGCCCCGACGGCATCAATGGAGACATAAACATCGCCTTGTGGCCGTTGCAG AACGGAACACTGCACTTCTGCGGATTTGAGATTCTAGCTCCTCAGATTTTCTGGTGTCCAGTTCACTGTCCAACGCAGGGACGGACCGCGATGCTGGACGGATGGAGTGCACGGCTAAAAGGACTCATGGCTGAAAAACCTTTGACCTTTGCCCCCTGTGAGTTGTTCGACCTCAGCTTTAAAGGCGGCTTCAGACTTTGGCCAAAAGTGAAGGAAGAGCTTGAGACAAAGCCGTACGGACTCACCACAGGCCACCATCTCTGGAAACCGCTTCCACCAGACAACCAGACCAAAGTGCAGGAAAAAGATTAA
- the LOC128759327 gene encoding interleukin-17C-like, whose product MHGFSQETVLGVLLILNLGAFRGTAARRSRCLSEKQLEDKFDKFNQRRAPYLSLLSEPTTAPRRQTCEQVARQTSHMTPRHRALSPWRYRMVLFPLSIYHDQRLPYSIVQAECLCQGCIINQQEDMSYNSVPVFAPLLVLIKSRCLNDPNKYTLKRKIVQIPVACTCVVPRSY is encoded by the exons ATGCACGGGTTCAGCCAAGAAACG GTCCTCGgcgtcctcctcatcctcaaccTCGGCGCTTTCCGCGGCACAGCTGCGCGGCGCTCGAGATGCTTGAGCGAGAAACAGTTGGAGGACAAGTTTGACAAGTTTAACCAGAGAAGAGCTCCCTATTTGTCTCTCCTGTCGGAGCCGACGACTGCTCCTCGCAGACAGACTTGCGAGCAAGTCGCCCGGCAGACGTCGCATATGACACCGAGACACAGAGCTCTGTCGCCGTGGAGATACAG GATGGTTCTCTTTCCCCTAAGCATCTATCACGACCAACGGTTGCCTTATAGCATCGTCCAGGCCGAGTGTCTCTGTCAAGGCTGTATCATCAACCAGCAGGAGGACATGAGCTACAATTCTGTTCCTGTGTTCGCACCTCTCTTGGTGCTGATCAAGTCCCGTTGTCTGAACGATCCAAACAAATACACACTCAAAAGGAAGATCGTCCAAATCCCGGTAGCTTGCACCTGTGTTGTTCCCAGGTCCTactga
- the LOC128759226 gene encoding beta-1,3-galactosyltransferase 2-like isoform X2 translates to MPEQKMFLSSYGQRNIETQTQTRRICNCTWRRSIFLLLLCTVTLFYYYTNITPNWRTIWWKQYNATKLWSLSHSPKIVYPKPALALKPLAKNVSTVTEPAIFKNAGEKLETSSAVTLSLTRPPTQMVNRPVQTPEPKPAPYVSPGPYVVEYPYEYHYVINEAKACEEKKPFLLLMVPVAPSNRAHRDIIRQTWGKETEVMGKVVKLFFVLGLQSGQPRPELQEQILKESQQYHDLIQSNFLDCYKNLTIKTMVMLKWMDSYCSTASYAMKIDSDVFLNVQNLIKMLSNAPKKNYLSGLVARGAQVLRNPKSKWYLPVSLFPNPVYPRYALGFAYVLSVDLAKKLLEASYHVKALYIEDVYLGLCMQYLKIPPTDPPNWGYFHVFPVRYSRCAYSKIVATTLYTTTNRVWLWNNFKQPGPLC, encoded by the exons ATGCctgaacaaaaaatgtttttgtcaag TTATGGACAGCGCAACATAGAGACGCAAACTCAGACAAGACGAATCTGCAACTGCACTTGGAGACGTAGCATCTTCCTGCTTCTGCTGTGCACAGTGACTCTGTTCTATTACTACACCAACATCACACCCAACTGGAGGACAATATGGTGGAAGCAATACAACGCGACAAAGCTGTGGAGTTTGTCGCACAGTCCAAAGATTGTGTACCCCAAACCAGCCCTAGCCCTAAAGCCATTAGCCAAAAATGTATCCACTGTAACTGAGCCAGCAATATTTAAAAACGCCGGGGAAAAACTTGAAACATCTTCAGCGGTGACTCTGTCGTTGACTCGGCCGCCGACTCAGATGGTCAATCGGCCTGTTCAGACTCCTGAACCAAAGCCTGCTCCTTACGTTTCCCCGGGGCCGTATGTTGTGGAATATCCCTATGAATACCACTACGTCATTAATGAAGCCAAAGCCTGTGAAGAGAAGAAGCCTTTTCTGCTCCTCATGGTGCCCGTGGCACCGAGCAACAGAGCACATCGGGACATCATCCGCCAAACCTGGGGAAAGGAAACTGAGGTGATGGGAAAAGTGGTAAAGCTTTTCTTTGTCCTGGGGCTGCAGAGCGGCCAGCCAAGGCCGGAACTTCAGGAGCAGATTCTGAAAGAGAGCCAGCAATATCATGACCTGATCCAGAGCAACTTCCTGGACTGCTACAAGAACCTGACCATCAAGACCATGGTGATGCTAAAGTGGATGGACTCCTACTGCTCTACAGCTTCTTATGCTATGAAGATTGATTCCGAcgtgtttttaaatgtacaaaACCTCATCAAGATGTTGTCAAACGCTCCGAAGAAAAACTACTTAAGCGGGCTGGTGGCAAGAGGAGCCCAAGTTTTAAGGAATCCGAAGTCCAAGTGGTACTTGCCAGTGTCTCTTTTCCCCAACCCAGTGTATCCGCGCTATGCTCTGGGATTCGCCTATGTGCTGTCCGTAGACTTAGCCAAAAAGCTTTTGGAGGCATCCTACCACGTCAAAGCGCTTTACATTGAAGACGTGTATTTGGGTTTATGCATGCAGTACTTAAAGATCCCGCCCACTGACCCTCCAAACTGGGGATACTTTCACGTCTTCCCTGTCAGGTACAGTCGCTGCGCTTATTCCAAGATTGTAGCCACCACGCTATACACGACAACGAACCGGGTATGGTTGTGGAACAACTTTAAACAGCCAGGGCCACTATGCTGA
- the LOC128759226 gene encoding beta-1,3-galactosyltransferase 2-like isoform X3, whose translation MLRRRMCFDGYGQRNIETQTQTRRICNCTWRRSIFLLLLCTVTLFYYYTNITPNWRTIWWKQYNATKLWSLSHSPKIVYPKPALALKPLAKNVSTVTEPAIFKNAGEKLETSSAVTLSLTRPPTQMVNRPVQTPEPKPAPYVSPGPYVVEYPYEYHYVINEAKACEEKKPFLLLMVPVAPSNRAHRDIIRQTWGKETEVMGKVVKLFFVLGLQSGQPRPELQEQILKESQQYHDLIQSNFLDCYKNLTIKTMVMLKWMDSYCSTASYAMKIDSDVFLNVQNLIKMLSNAPKKNYLSGLVARGAQVLRNPKSKWYLPVSLFPNPVYPRYALGFAYVLSVDLAKKLLEASYHVKALYIEDVYLGLCMQYLKIPPTDPPNWGYFHVFPVRYSRCAYSKIVATTLYTTTNRVWLWNNFKQPGPLC comes from the exons ATGTTAAGGAGGCGTATGTGTTTTGACGG TTATGGACAGCGCAACATAGAGACGCAAACTCAGACAAGACGAATCTGCAACTGCACTTGGAGACGTAGCATCTTCCTGCTTCTGCTGTGCACAGTGACTCTGTTCTATTACTACACCAACATCACACCCAACTGGAGGACAATATGGTGGAAGCAATACAACGCGACAAAGCTGTGGAGTTTGTCGCACAGTCCAAAGATTGTGTACCCCAAACCAGCCCTAGCCCTAAAGCCATTAGCCAAAAATGTATCCACTGTAACTGAGCCAGCAATATTTAAAAACGCCGGGGAAAAACTTGAAACATCTTCAGCGGTGACTCTGTCGTTGACTCGGCCGCCGACTCAGATGGTCAATCGGCCTGTTCAGACTCCTGAACCAAAGCCTGCTCCTTACGTTTCCCCGGGGCCGTATGTTGTGGAATATCCCTATGAATACCACTACGTCATTAATGAAGCCAAAGCCTGTGAAGAGAAGAAGCCTTTTCTGCTCCTCATGGTGCCCGTGGCACCGAGCAACAGAGCACATCGGGACATCATCCGCCAAACCTGGGGAAAGGAAACTGAGGTGATGGGAAAAGTGGTAAAGCTTTTCTTTGTCCTGGGGCTGCAGAGCGGCCAGCCAAGGCCGGAACTTCAGGAGCAGATTCTGAAAGAGAGCCAGCAATATCATGACCTGATCCAGAGCAACTTCCTGGACTGCTACAAGAACCTGACCATCAAGACCATGGTGATGCTAAAGTGGATGGACTCCTACTGCTCTACAGCTTCTTATGCTATGAAGATTGATTCCGAcgtgtttttaaatgtacaaaACCTCATCAAGATGTTGTCAAACGCTCCGAAGAAAAACTACTTAAGCGGGCTGGTGGCAAGAGGAGCCCAAGTTTTAAGGAATCCGAAGTCCAAGTGGTACTTGCCAGTGTCTCTTTTCCCCAACCCAGTGTATCCGCGCTATGCTCTGGGATTCGCCTATGTGCTGTCCGTAGACTTAGCCAAAAAGCTTTTGGAGGCATCCTACCACGTCAAAGCGCTTTACATTGAAGACGTGTATTTGGGTTTATGCATGCAGTACTTAAAGATCCCGCCCACTGACCCTCCAAACTGGGGATACTTTCACGTCTTCCCTGTCAGGTACAGTCGCTGCGCTTATTCCAAGATTGTAGCCACCACGCTATACACGACAACGAACCGGGTATGGTTGTGGAACAACTTTAAACAGCCAGGGCCACTATGCTGA
- the LOC128759226 gene encoding beta-1,3-galactosyltransferase 2-like isoform X1 — MPTCGYSSFGECYGQRNIETQTQTRRICNCTWRRSIFLLLLCTVTLFYYYTNITPNWRTIWWKQYNATKLWSLSHSPKIVYPKPALALKPLAKNVSTVTEPAIFKNAGEKLETSSAVTLSLTRPPTQMVNRPVQTPEPKPAPYVSPGPYVVEYPYEYHYVINEAKACEEKKPFLLLMVPVAPSNRAHRDIIRQTWGKETEVMGKVVKLFFVLGLQSGQPRPELQEQILKESQQYHDLIQSNFLDCYKNLTIKTMVMLKWMDSYCSTASYAMKIDSDVFLNVQNLIKMLSNAPKKNYLSGLVARGAQVLRNPKSKWYLPVSLFPNPVYPRYALGFAYVLSVDLAKKLLEASYHVKALYIEDVYLGLCMQYLKIPPTDPPNWGYFHVFPVRYSRCAYSKIVATTLYTTTNRVWLWNNFKQPGPLC; from the exons ATGCCAACATGTGGATATTCCTCGTTTGGAGAGTG TTATGGACAGCGCAACATAGAGACGCAAACTCAGACAAGACGAATCTGCAACTGCACTTGGAGACGTAGCATCTTCCTGCTTCTGCTGTGCACAGTGACTCTGTTCTATTACTACACCAACATCACACCCAACTGGAGGACAATATGGTGGAAGCAATACAACGCGACAAAGCTGTGGAGTTTGTCGCACAGTCCAAAGATTGTGTACCCCAAACCAGCCCTAGCCCTAAAGCCATTAGCCAAAAATGTATCCACTGTAACTGAGCCAGCAATATTTAAAAACGCCGGGGAAAAACTTGAAACATCTTCAGCGGTGACTCTGTCGTTGACTCGGCCGCCGACTCAGATGGTCAATCGGCCTGTTCAGACTCCTGAACCAAAGCCTGCTCCTTACGTTTCCCCGGGGCCGTATGTTGTGGAATATCCCTATGAATACCACTACGTCATTAATGAAGCCAAAGCCTGTGAAGAGAAGAAGCCTTTTCTGCTCCTCATGGTGCCCGTGGCACCGAGCAACAGAGCACATCGGGACATCATCCGCCAAACCTGGGGAAAGGAAACTGAGGTGATGGGAAAAGTGGTAAAGCTTTTCTTTGTCCTGGGGCTGCAGAGCGGCCAGCCAAGGCCGGAACTTCAGGAGCAGATTCTGAAAGAGAGCCAGCAATATCATGACCTGATCCAGAGCAACTTCCTGGACTGCTACAAGAACCTGACCATCAAGACCATGGTGATGCTAAAGTGGATGGACTCCTACTGCTCTACAGCTTCTTATGCTATGAAGATTGATTCCGAcgtgtttttaaatgtacaaaACCTCATCAAGATGTTGTCAAACGCTCCGAAGAAAAACTACTTAAGCGGGCTGGTGGCAAGAGGAGCCCAAGTTTTAAGGAATCCGAAGTCCAAGTGGTACTTGCCAGTGTCTCTTTTCCCCAACCCAGTGTATCCGCGCTATGCTCTGGGATTCGCCTATGTGCTGTCCGTAGACTTAGCCAAAAAGCTTTTGGAGGCATCCTACCACGTCAAAGCGCTTTACATTGAAGACGTGTATTTGGGTTTATGCATGCAGTACTTAAAGATCCCGCCCACTGACCCTCCAAACTGGGGATACTTTCACGTCTTCCCTGTCAGGTACAGTCGCTGCGCTTATTCCAAGATTGTAGCCACCACGCTATACACGACAACGAACCGGGTATGGTTGTGGAACAACTTTAAACAGCCAGGGCCACTATGCTGA
- the kiaa0895l gene encoding microtubule-associated tyrosine carboxypeptidase isoform X1, whose amino-acid sequence MLVKCGKDRKRRRQRPGRSVLETVVEVMVLDSGGVFMDPPQNGRVGARRDHSEPDKVTKAKPPVNKTKVIKKDRVSQNGLQTPGGQISRRPSSISGVSSRLISPSQATGSCIRRSESTCSVNCSPGLLGGRMRSATSLPHIAKGTGKGTVTVTPPKPCLLASLRPVNLVQEKHAFFQSDFKYEPQFEYLTPEPRKVLDKHKEGSGLFLEQAVGIMECVLKKFGSYEKFEELTAGSPLPKSQVWAAVRKYLQKEGCVGEIVVRLSDELLSQAVMVLENCRPTLIINIAGARQHWLEGLLRHEIGTHYLRGVNNNLQPWATPEGRKQFNLKSANPTEEGLASLHNVLLRKQPYLWRAALLYYTVYHAASMSFSQLFDHIGRFVQNPDIRWEYCLRAKRGQTDTSKPGCFSKDQVYLDGIIRILRYRREIDFKVLTSLGKVSFEDVDRLRHLAELSRARIPHFMPDQASYLKHLDHIVVVNGLDDATLQELLP is encoded by the exons ATGCTAGTCAAATGTGGTAAAGACAGAAAGCGTAGGAGACAG CGTCCCGGCCGGAGCGTGCTGGAGACAGTGGTCGAGGTGATGGTGCTGGACTCGGGTGGAGTCTTCATGGATCCGCCACAGAATGGACGTGTTGGCGCCAGAAGGGACCACTCGGAACCAGACAAGGTAACAAAGGCCAAGCCCCCGGTCAACAAGACGAAAGTCATCAAGAAGGACCGGGTCTCCCAAAATGGACTCCAGACGCCCGGCGGTCAGATATCAAGGCGCCCTTCTTCCATAAGCGGGGTGTCTTCCAGGCTGATCAGCCCCAGTCAAGCGACAGGCTCCTGCATCCGCCGCAGTGAGAGCACCTGCTCGGTCAACTGCTCCCCAGGGTTGCTGGGTGGTCGGATGAGATCGGCCACCTCTCTGCCCCACATCGCTAAAGGGACTGGAAAAGGCACGGTGACGGTCACGCCTCCCAAGCCTTGTCTCCTGGCTTCGCTCAGACCTGTCAACCTAGTGCAGGAAAAACACGCCTTTTTTCAGTCGGACTTCAAGTATGAGCCTCAGTTCGAGTACCTCACGCCGGAGCCGAGGAAAGTCCTGGACAAGCACAAGGAGGGCTCAGGTCTCTTCCTGGAACAG GCGGTCGGAATCATGGAGTGCGTTTTGAAGAAGTTTGGGTCCTACGAGAAGTTCGAGGAGCTGACAGCAGGAAGTCCGCTTCCTAAAAGTCAAGTCTGGGCAGCTGTCCGTAAATACCTGCAGAAAGAAGGCTGTGTGGGAGAG ATTGTGGTGCGTCTGAGCGACGAGCTGCTGTCTCAAGCAGTGATGGTTCTGGAAAACTGTCGGCCCACTCTGATCATCAACATCGCTGGGGCACGGCAGCACTGGCTGGAGGGACTGCTGAGACATGAAATAG GAACGCATTACCTGCGAGGTGTCAACAACAATCTCCAGCCCTGGGCCACTCCTGAGGGCAGGAAGCAGTTTAACCTTAAATCTGCCAACCCTACTGAGGAGGGTCTGGCCAGCCTGCACAACGTGTTGCTACGGAAACAGCCCTACCTGTGGCGCGCTGCCCTCCTCTACTACACCGTCTATCATGCTGCTAGCATGAGCTTCAGCCAACTCTTCGACCACATTGGGCGCTTTGTCCAGAACCCGGACATCCGCTGGGAGTACTGTCTGCGAGCCAAGAGAGGACAGACGGACACGTCCAAGCCAG GCTGCTTCAGTAAAGATCAAGTTTACCTGGACGGAATCATTCGGATTCTTCGTTATAGAAGGGAGATCGACTTCAAGGTGCTGACCTCTTTAGGGAAG GTGTCTTTTGAAGACGTGGACCGGCTGCGTCACTTGGCCGAACTGTCCCGCGCCAGGATCCCTCACTTCATGCCCGACCAGGCCTCTTACTTGAAACATCTGGATCACATCGTTGTGGTCAACGGTCTGGACGATGCCACGCTGCAGGAGCTCCTGCCTTGA
- the kiaa0895l gene encoding microtubule-associated tyrosine carboxypeptidase isoform X2 has protein sequence MVLDSGGVFMDPPQNGRVGARRDHSEPDKVTKAKPPVNKTKVIKKDRVSQNGLQTPGGQISRRPSSISGVSSRLISPSQATGSCIRRSESTCSVNCSPGLLGGRMRSATSLPHIAKGTGKGTVTVTPPKPCLLASLRPVNLVQEKHAFFQSDFKYEPQFEYLTPEPRKVLDKHKEGSGLFLEQAVGIMECVLKKFGSYEKFEELTAGSPLPKSQVWAAVRKYLQKEGCVGEIVVRLSDELLSQAVMVLENCRPTLIINIAGARQHWLEGLLRHEIGTHYLRGVNNNLQPWATPEGRKQFNLKSANPTEEGLASLHNVLLRKQPYLWRAALLYYTVYHAASMSFSQLFDHIGRFVQNPDIRWEYCLRAKRGQTDTSKPGCFSKDQVYLDGIIRILRYRREIDFKVLTSLGKVSFEDVDRLRHLAELSRARIPHFMPDQASYLKHLDHIVVVNGLDDATLQELLP, from the exons ATGGTGCTGGACTCGGGTGGAGTCTTCATGGATCCGCCACAGAATGGACGTGTTGGCGCCAGAAGGGACCACTCGGAACCAGACAAGGTAACAAAGGCCAAGCCCCCGGTCAACAAGACGAAAGTCATCAAGAAGGACCGGGTCTCCCAAAATGGACTCCAGACGCCCGGCGGTCAGATATCAAGGCGCCCTTCTTCCATAAGCGGGGTGTCTTCCAGGCTGATCAGCCCCAGTCAAGCGACAGGCTCCTGCATCCGCCGCAGTGAGAGCACCTGCTCGGTCAACTGCTCCCCAGGGTTGCTGGGTGGTCGGATGAGATCGGCCACCTCTCTGCCCCACATCGCTAAAGGGACTGGAAAAGGCACGGTGACGGTCACGCCTCCCAAGCCTTGTCTCCTGGCTTCGCTCAGACCTGTCAACCTAGTGCAGGAAAAACACGCCTTTTTTCAGTCGGACTTCAAGTATGAGCCTCAGTTCGAGTACCTCACGCCGGAGCCGAGGAAAGTCCTGGACAAGCACAAGGAGGGCTCAGGTCTCTTCCTGGAACAG GCGGTCGGAATCATGGAGTGCGTTTTGAAGAAGTTTGGGTCCTACGAGAAGTTCGAGGAGCTGACAGCAGGAAGTCCGCTTCCTAAAAGTCAAGTCTGGGCAGCTGTCCGTAAATACCTGCAGAAAGAAGGCTGTGTGGGAGAG ATTGTGGTGCGTCTGAGCGACGAGCTGCTGTCTCAAGCAGTGATGGTTCTGGAAAACTGTCGGCCCACTCTGATCATCAACATCGCTGGGGCACGGCAGCACTGGCTGGAGGGACTGCTGAGACATGAAATAG GAACGCATTACCTGCGAGGTGTCAACAACAATCTCCAGCCCTGGGCCACTCCTGAGGGCAGGAAGCAGTTTAACCTTAAATCTGCCAACCCTACTGAGGAGGGTCTGGCCAGCCTGCACAACGTGTTGCTACGGAAACAGCCCTACCTGTGGCGCGCTGCCCTCCTCTACTACACCGTCTATCATGCTGCTAGCATGAGCTTCAGCCAACTCTTCGACCACATTGGGCGCTTTGTCCAGAACCCGGACATCCGCTGGGAGTACTGTCTGCGAGCCAAGAGAGGACAGACGGACACGTCCAAGCCAG GCTGCTTCAGTAAAGATCAAGTTTACCTGGACGGAATCATTCGGATTCTTCGTTATAGAAGGGAGATCGACTTCAAGGTGCTGACCTCTTTAGGGAAG GTGTCTTTTGAAGACGTGGACCGGCTGCGTCACTTGGCCGAACTGTCCCGCGCCAGGATCCCTCACTTCATGCCCGACCAGGCCTCTTACTTGAAACATCTGGATCACATCGTTGTGGTCAACGGTCTGGACGATGCCACGCTGCAGGAGCTCCTGCCTTGA
- the LOC128758760 gene encoding casein kinase II subunit alpha'-like has product MPGSTPASSKARVYTDVNTQKNREYWDYDAHVPNWSNQDNYQLVRKLGRGKYSEVFEAINVTNNEKVVVKILKPVKKKKIKREIKILENLRGGTNIIRLVDTVKDPVSRTPALVFECINNTDFKELYQKLTDYDIRYYMYELLKALDYCHSMGIMHRDVKPHNVMIDHQLRKLRLIDWGLAEFYHPAQEYNVRVASRYFKGPELLVDYQMYDYSLDMWSLGCMLASMIFLKEPFFHGQDNYDQLVRIAKVLGTDELFGYLHKYHIELDTRFKDLLGQQTRKRWEQFIQSENQHLVSPEALDLLDKLLRYDHQQRLTAAEAMQHPYFYPVVKEHANANSDGTKAINSSNAT; this is encoded by the exons ATGCCTGGGTCTACACCAGCGAGCAGTAAAGCTCGAGTTTACACTGATGTCAACACACAGAAGAACAGAGAATACTGGGACTATGATGCACATGTGCCAAACTGGAG TAACCAAGACAATTATCAGCTGGTACGTAAGCTGGGCAGGGGGAAGTACAGTGAAGTGTTCGAGGCCATTAATGTGACCAACAATGAGAAGGTGGTGGTCAAAATCCTCAAG ccagtgaagaagaagaagatcaaaCGAGAAATAAAAATTCTTGAAAACCTGCGTGGAGGAACCAACATCATCCGCCTGGTCGACACAGTCAAAGACCCAGTG TCCAGAACTCCAGCGCTTGTCTTTGAGTGCATCAATAACACAGATTTTAAG GAGCTGTACCAGAAGCTGACAGACTATGATATCCGTTACTACATGTATGAGCTGCTGAAG GCTCTGGACTACTGTCATAGTATGGGCATCATGCACAGAGATGTGAAGCCTCATAATGTGATGATCGACCACCAGCTGAGAAAG CTTCGTCTAATAGATTGGGGTTTGGCAGAGTTTTACCACCCCGCTCAGGAATATAACGTCAGGGTGGCCTCCCGCTATTTCAAAGGCCCAGAGCTGCTAGTGGACTATCAG ATGTATGACTAtagtttggacatgtggagccTCGGCTGCATGTTGGCGAGCATGATCTTTCTGAAGGAACCCTTTTTCCATGGCCAAGACAACTATGACCAG TTGGTTCGAATCGCAAAGGTTCTTGGCACAGACGAGCTCTTTGGCTACCTGCACAAATATCACATAGAACTGGACACTCGCTTTAAAGACCTGTTGGGACA GCAAACCAGGAAGCGCTGGGAACAGTTCATCCAGTCTGAGAACCAGCACCTGGTGAGTCCAGAGGCTCTGGACCTGTTGGACAAGCTGCTGCGCTACGATCACCAACAGAGACTGACAGCAGCCGAGGCTATGCAGCACCCGTACTTCT ATCCAGTGGTGAAGGAGCACGCAAACGCCAACTCAGACGGCACAAAGGCAATAAACAGCTCCAACGCAACATGA